GCatgatatgaataaaattttgtttttaaatttaatagttaaatattgcatatgttattaatatttcagtactatttaaaaatatttgttagttacatatttttatgcaaCATGATGTAGGTTGTGTTTAGATATATGCTTTGTTCTTGAGTGTAATTATCTATGACTCATAAGTGAGTAAGATTGAACTTCGGaatcaaatataatttgttaTGACATTGCATGTCTTGATCATCAAGTTATTGATCATTTTGATTACCAATAGAATttagttaaatgcattaatatatttaataaatttaagatttaTATCTTATACCTCCAAAAAGATATATATACTAACTtcattatcaattattttttatgttaatatcaaataatatctgattctttacattttttcattaatcattaattttttattattcaggCTTTGGTAGAAGTAGCCGTCCAGTTTTTAGCAATGAAGCACAAGAAGCTGAAAATCAGTTAGTCCGTTCCATTGAAGAATGGAGAAGAGAGAtgcaattagaaaaatttgtactACTTGGTCATTCAATGGGTGGTTTTCTTGCGGCATCATACACTATTCAACACCCGGAAAGAATTAAACATCTTATTCTTGCTGATCCTTGGGGCTTTCCTGAAAGACCTGTTGAACGAATTGCAAGAGTACCTATGTGGGTGAAAGTTATAGCATATATAGTACAACCATTAAATCCATTATGGCCAGTTAGAGTAGCTGGACCATTTGGTTagtttttttctatattttcttatGTTACTTAACGAATATTTTCAtgctataataaaaatattatattctgtAGGACAGTGGTTAATAGAAAAAACGAGACCTGATATAGTAAAGAAATTTACACCTATTTTAAAAGATGATACTCCTATAATTTCACAGTATTTGCATCAGTGCAATGCTCAGACACCATCgtaagtattttaaattttttaaatgaaaagtttgaaaatacatttaaatgatACATTTTCTGAGAAGGGGTGAAAGTGCATTCCATGCAATGATGCAACATTTTGGCTGGGCCAAAAATCCTATTGTTAGAAGAATAGATAAATTAAGTCCAGAAATTCCCATAACTCTCTTATATGGTAGTCGATCATGGGTTGATAATTCGTCTTGGGAAACATTAAAACAGGCTAGATCATCATCTTATATCAATGTTCAGGTGagaaacgtaaaaataaaaaaattaaaaagtggcATAATAAAGTTTATTACATTG
Above is a window of Megachile rotundata isolate GNS110a chromosome 1, iyMegRotu1, whole genome shotgun sequence DNA encoding:
- the puml gene encoding pummelig isoform X2, giving the protein MLRAAEKKILSCLKTAYRGWYVDIGPVVGSSDKIWTISLNEESPKTPIVLLHGLGAGVALWCLNLDALASQRPVYAIDVLGFGRSSRPVFSNEAQEAENQLVRSIEEWRREMQLEKFVLLGHSMGGFLAASYTIQHPERIKHLILADPWGFPERPVERIARVPMWVKVIAYIVQPLNPLWPVRVAGPFGQWLIEKTRPDIVKKFTPILKDDTPIISQYLHQCNAQTPSGESAFHAMMQHFGWAKNPIVRRIDKLSPEIPITLLYGSRSWVDNSSWETLKQARSSSYINVQAITGAGHHVYADKSEIFNKYVLEACNLSDSMPHLTSVNVRSSNKIANEQQIDLILPNDEEVGTKAIQEQELNTSQTRSS
- the puml gene encoding pummelig isoform X1, yielding MADHEVVSSKSWFWGWFSWSGSSSTMLRAAEKKILSCLKTAYRGWYVDIGPVVGSSDKIWTISLNEESPKTPIVLLHGLGAGVALWCLNLDALASQRPVYAIDVLGFGRSSRPVFSNEAQEAENQLVRSIEEWRREMQLEKFVLLGHSMGGFLAASYTIQHPERIKHLILADPWGFPERPVERIARVPMWVKVIAYIVQPLNPLWPVRVAGPFGQWLIEKTRPDIVKKFTPILKDDTPIISQYLHQCNAQTPSGESAFHAMMQHFGWAKNPIVRRIDKLSPEIPITLLYGSRSWVDNSSWETLKQARSSSYINVQAITGAGHHVYADKSEIFNKYVLEACNLSDSMPHLTSVNVRSSNKIANEQQIDLILPNDEEVGTKAIQEQELNTSQTRSS